The following nucleotide sequence is from Deinococcota bacterium.
GACGACCACCGGCGTCATCGCCGGCGCTCTGTTTCTGTTGGCCGGCTTCGGGCCGATTACGACCGCTCGGGCGCTTCCCGAGCTCCACGCGCAGGATCAGGCGGCTGCTATCGCCATGTACGTGATCAACCAGAGCGTCACCGACCGGCAGATCGTGACAAGTACGGTGCTGTTTGGCGCGTTCGCGTTCATCGCCTCCCTGTTGGGCGCGCGGGCCGGACTGTTCCCCCGGGCGCTCTCCTACCTCGGTGCCCTGGCCGGAATCGTGTTCGTGGGCGACCTTCTCGTACCGGGCCTGTGGCTCGCTGGTCTCTTGGTGATGATCGTGTGGTCGGCGTGGTTGGGTGTTGCTCTGTTGAGGGGCGGGCGGCACGTCACGCCGGCTCCGGAAGAGACGATGCTTGGCCGTGCCTGAAAACGCGCGGATACTCACAAGTGGAGCCCCGGGCCGCGAGCGGCGACGCGGTCACCGACTACTTGCACCTCGCCAGCGAGACGGGCCAGCCCTACCATGCTGTGAAGGAACCCGCTGCCGGTCGTCTACCTCATCGGC
It contains:
- a CDS encoding DUF4386 domain-containing protein; translated protein: MVARDTRAAEDNRRIAAFAAFAIAALPFYLIVPRVIGMALGAQDPTGSPLDVQVAEVVAHPNVYASFGLLSLIVGSSLIVLALALHGHLRTTAPFAMRIATTTGVIAGALFLLAGFGPITTARALPELHAQDQAAAIAMYVINQSVTDRQIVTSTVLFGAFAFIASLLGARAGLFPRALSYLGALAGIVFVGDLLVPGLWLAGLLVMIVWSAWLGVALLRGGRHVTPAPEETMLGRA